The Oryza glaberrima chromosome 5, OglaRS2, whole genome shotgun sequence DNA segment AGGGGTGGACCCTCAATGTGCAGGTCCCGGATATTGTGCAGGTTGCTTAGGGACTCCAACAAAGCTCTCTCCATGCTCTCATTCAAATCCTCAAAATAAGTCCGGAGCACCCTTAGTTCCCTCAGTAGGCCCAGCTCATTCACAAACTTCATCGTAGACTTCATAGTAtcatcaacagcagcagcatcatcatcatcatcaacagaaGCAGCATCGTCATCataaacagcagcagcaggctcTATCCAAAGCTCTTGCAATGAGGTCAACTTACCGATCAAACCAATCTTCACCCTTATTTCCCAATCAGCTCGTAGGCAAACAAGTTGTGTCAGCAGTCCCACCTCCTCTGGCAGCTCCTTTATGCGACTTCCCCTTAAATCCAGTGTCTGCAGAAACTTGAGATACCTTACTTCCCTGGGCAGCTTAGTGATATATGTATCTACTAACCCGAGGTACCTCAGGTGAAGTAAACTCCCAAGATGGCTTGGCATAGTTTTGTCCCTATCTTCCAAAACATTAGGCGTCTCACTTTCTGCACAGTTTATCACATCTAATACACGTAAAACCGGAGTGTGTAGGCATAATGAACCGAAGCACTGACTGGCAATAAGGGATCTCACATTCTTCAGAGTGATATTAGCTAGCTGACCATCCTTGTGCACTAGAACACGCTGCAGGGCTAACCTGCGAGCAATGCTCCCTGGAAGTTTCTGTCGCTCATCACCATTCAATACAGTGACAAAATTTTCTTCACTCGATAATGAGTGGATCATATCAAGAACCATATCATGAACGCAGCAACCATCTACATACCCTTCATGTTTTGTCTCCACTGGCTGGATCATGCTTCTATTTATCAACTCATTGAAGCACCTCTCCCCGAGCTCAAATAATCCTAACCCTGCTGCTAGTTCCTCATGGATGAAACCTTCAGCTATCCACTTCCATATCAAACTATTTTTCTCTATCACATGATCTTCCGGAAATACACATAGATACAATAAGCAAGCTTTTAAATGTGAAGACAGATCATAGTAGCTAAAAGACAATATCCTTCTAGTATTACCTACATCATCATTGTCTTCATGCCCAAAACCGATAGAGTTGTAGACCTCAGACCAGTCCTCCCCTGGTTTACTGGCCAATAAACTAGCTATTGTAATGATAGCTAATGGTACACCACCacatttcttcaaaattttttcACATGCCTCAGCTGATGGATTATCGAAATACTTCCATTCACCATCAACTATTCTTGCATACAATAATTTTTCAGAGTTATCACGAGAAAGTGGCTGAATTTTGTAAGCTTCACCAGCATGTGTGGCAACTTCAGAAATACGAGTAGTTATGACAAGTCTACTTCCACAATCACTTTCTTGCAGAGCACATCTGATTAATTTCCATGACTCCTTGTCCCATATATCATCAATAACAATGAAACACCTATGTCATGATTGGATAGAAGTATCAGAGCAGGAGGAAAACCAGTGCAGTTCAAAGTTAATCTTGGTTCAGTCAGAGTTAGGGGTCAGAATCAAATTCAGTTAAAATTGAGTTTAGAGTTTGAATCTGATTTGGCTAAGTTCTTTGAAGTTTGTTTAGACTACAATTCAGTTAGTATTGGAGTCGGTTTGAATTGGGCTTGGCTATATTAGCTGGTTGTACATCATGAATTGAATCATGCACTTATATTTTTGCAGGATAACTGACATGTACTTACATCTCCAATGTTTGTATGTGATGTATGTCTTGTGCTTAGTGCTAAAAATACAACTGCATGTtgttatataaatataatttgcAGTAGCTCTAACAAATAACCAGTTAACCTAcatcattaatttattatatagcTTGGGCCTACCAAAATCGACATGATGAATGtctctcttttctcattaaTGTGGTTGTTTTTTGCAACTCTTGGGAGCAAATGAGCTTGATATgtttaaatttgtttgaataATATGACTAGCATGATTTTCTTGTGATTGCGTGGttagataataaattaataatactCATTTGTATGAGAAAATATATCTGAatattatacaactgtttttgCTTGCTGAAAACACATTTACATTTTTATGCATGACTGTATTAAATCAATCTGCATCGATTAGCGTTGTACTATTTTCTAGACTTGAGATGTAAAATGCGCTCCTTTCATCCTTTATTTAATAAAGTAAATAGATATAAGGAAGGAATTGTACAGATACTGGAATTCAAAGTCACAACGTAAGCAGTGACTGTCATTGGATTGGTGATTACACTCATACCTCTTCTCCTTGACGAATTCCTTGAGTTCGTCCATGAGCTGCTTTTCATCCAACACCATCATATTCGGATTCGTGTACTTTTCCTTGTCAAGATCAATGAGAATGTCTCTAAAGACTTTCTTCATGTCAGGATTCCGACCCACTGGAACAAAAGCTCCGCATTCGAAATGCGGTTCAACCTGGTCATCGAATGCTTTATTCATGTCAGGATTCTGGTCGACTGGAACAGAAGCCCTGCACTTGAAATGCGGTTTGAAGTGGTCATAGACAGCTTTGGCAAGAGTGGTCTTGCCGAGTCCTCCAAATCCAACGACAGAGATGACTTTCATCTTCTTGTCGGACACATCAACATCACCCCCCAGGGATAGCTTGTTTATGAGATCGTCCCTTGGCCCGTCAATGCCAACAAGCTCTGTTGCCCTTTTGTACAGATTCTGGAGACGAGGATCGATGGTCGTTGCCGCTAGAGACTTGAGGACAACGCTGTCGACTGTGTACTTGACATGCCTTGCTTTCACCTGCTCGAACTTCTTGTTAATGTCTTGGATCAGGTTAGAGATCTTACGGCGAGCCTTGCTCTTCTTGAACAGCTTGCCTAACTTCTTCCGGAGGCGCAGGAGCATGTGTGGATCGGTGGGGTCAGGGCCATCGTCGTGCACCAAGAATGTGTCGACGATGTCCTCCATTTCGTAGGATGCCTCCCTGACATCGCGCGCCCAAAGCTTGACCAGCTCATCGACCTGCTCCGATGGCACATCGCCGATCTTGCGGAGGACGGCGTGCACGACATCGAGCTCCCGTGAGAGAGACTTGATCTTCTCCCTCACGCCCGTTTGCAGGCCGTACTCTTTCTCGAGCAGCTGAAGCAGCTTGGGCAGCAGGCTCCTCATCGCCCCCGTCGCCAGCTCCATGCTTGCAAAATGGGGGTCGGGAACAAGCCTGTCGTAGACAGCAAGGAAGGCCCGCCCGCcccagatccgccgcctcctcttggCCTGAAGCAGGAGGGACGCGCAGCTCTGCTGTCCCTGCCGCTCGCCGGCCAGATCCAGCCCCTGGAAGGGGTTGGTTGACTTCTGTGAGACCGGAATGGAAGTCACTCCGGATGGCTAACGCAAAGCAGCAGGGGAGTGAGTGAGTAGTGACTACTGACTACTGACTAGCGAGGACGACAGCATCTGCAAGGGTGGACCATCTCACTTGACTGGCTGACTCTGTGATATTTGTGACTTGGAGTATActtccttcgtcctaaaatataaatatttttaatcctAACATAATTTTTGAGATACTATTTTaactaacaatatctataaaagtaagattttttatttctataaaagtaagattttttaaataaaatgtatagcatattttaataatttgttcaatgataaatctagtaacatcaattttatatgattatcttttttatttcttttagtaATGGTCAaagctaaaaatatttgacttattaCTGTATtgaaaatgcttatattttaggacgaagggagtacttttGTTTAAACAATCCGCATATGACAATGCGATATTTcgtattgatagagcaggaaaataAGTTACAAGTCTGCAACCCTAGAAGGCGATAtagtaggaaaaagaaaaaataacaaccACACCGTGTGTCTATAACCAGATCCCGCTACATCCCTAAGGAAAAAAGAAGCAGGAACACAACATCCCTAAGGAAATGAATATTCTAAACGACACCTTTAGGAAGGATACGACACTAAAAGTGTCATCGTCGCCGACCTTGAACCCTCGACGTGGTTTTCACTTGAAGAAATCCATCAGGGTGAGCAGAGAAGATCACTCAACAATGCCCCAAGGGAAAACGGCGCTCTCAAGCATCACCATTGCTGCCCTGGAGGGGCTGGGCTTTCGCCTGTAATCTCTCTGCTCGCCCGTGTTGTTGCCTGCTGGAAACATAACCACTATCAACTGTGCACCTTCAACACGTAGCCACCGCGCTAGCGCCTTGCCGCTGGCTAGCCATCAAGTAGGACCTCAACCTTTGGCGcactccaaacccatccacgcGGATGGGTTAGAaagggagagggtgagagagaataATGGACCAAATGTGGCCACCTTGTGGCGGCAAGGTGCCACCACAGGAGGACTAGCGTCTGGATAGAAGCCCATCGCAGGCCTACTCACCCACCTCACGGCACGACCGTCATCGCTGCCTCAGTCAAACTGCTCGCATGCCTTAGGCCGCTTGCCcgcatcgccgtcgcctcgtcCTAATGCCCATGCCTCCACCAAGACTCCAACTGGAGCGCCGACCGCAGCAGACCCCGCTTGTGCCACGCCAGCCAGCCGCGGCTCTTCTTACTCGCACCACGCCGCTCCCACCGCCATCATCATGCCTACTTCCTACCACTCCTACCATGCCAACCCGCGCTAGGTCAGCCTCCCGCCAACCTCCTTCCGTGCGCGACCTACCACCGACGCCGACCGCGCCACATTGGCCACTATGCCCTTGCCCCACCGTGTTAGATGCTCGGTGCCAGCCAGAGCCAACCACGGAGTTGCCAGGCGCCAAATCTAACCATCGTCTCGGCCCTCACTCCACACCGTTGTCTCCTTGCGCCCGACGCCGCTGTCTCCCTGCACCCGGCGCTGCCTTTCCCGCACTTCGCCGCCTCCCACAGGACCACCCCACCGCCATGCCCGATCTGGCTGCCCAGCTGCTAGATCTGCTTGGTCGACGTCTCAGCTCAGCCGTGCTGGCCGGATCCGCGCTACCGCGGCCTCCCATGATGCGCAACCGTCATTGCCACTCCTCCATGCCCAGCTCGTCGCGTCGGCATTGTCCGCTGCCCTGGCAACTCGCCGCTACATGCCCGCACCGTCGAGAGTGCTGCCGGAGTGTTCTTCCCGCCACCTGAGTCGGGGGTGAGCGGCGGCTAGGTTTTTCGCCACCTGGTTGCCCATGCGGGGAGCGACACTTGGAGTCCAAAGTGGTCTCGTTAAACCAGCCACGATATTACTTTGGAAACTCAACACAGAATAGCATCGCGAAAAGATCTAAACTGGTGACGATATCGGGGCTCGATTTTTTTAACGAGACATGATTACATGCACTTCTCTTCAATCTAGCATATTAAAGTGTATCTAGGCATTCATAACCCTCGATCGACTAGGCCACTAACTAGTCAAACCCACACCTATATTACTATCGTCTTGTAGTTATATAACCAGTATGTCTCTCTATGTACATAGAGAgaacttaggctgcgttcggcaGCTGTGGTTGGGAACAAATCCCCTCCTGCATGCAAAACGGGGCGGTTCaccattaacacatgattaattaagtattagttaattttttttaaaaaaaatggatcaatatgatttttaaagtaactttcgtatagaaaatttttaaaatacggaccgtttagtagtttgaaaagcgtgcgcgtgaaaaaggAAGAGAGTGAGTTGGGAAACTAAAGTGCCAAACTCAGCCTTAGGATAGTTTGACTCTAACTTTAT contains these protein-coding regions:
- the LOC127774492 gene encoding disease resistance protein PIK6-NP-like, whose product is MELATGAMRSLLPKLLQLLEKEYGLQTGVREKIKSLSRELDVVHAVLRKIGDVPSEQVDELVKLWARDVREASYEMEDIVDTFLVHDDGPDPTDPHMLLRLRKKLGKLFKKSKARRKISNLIQDINKKFEQVKARHVKYTVDSVVLKSLAATTIDPRLQNLYKRATELVGIDGPRDDLINKLSLGGDVDVSDKKMKVISVVGFGGLGKTTLAKAVYDHFKPHFKCRASVPVDQNPDMNKAFDDQVEPHFECGAFVPVGRNPDMKKVFRDILIDLDKEKYTNPNMMVLDEKQLMDELKEFVKEKRCFIVIDDIWDKESWKLIRCALQESDCGSRLVITTRISEVATHAGEAYKIQPLSRDNSEKLLYARIVDGEWKYFDNPSAEACEKILKKCGGVPLAIITIASLLASKPGEDWSEVYNSIGFGHEDNDDVGNTRRILSFSYYDLSSHLKACLLYLCVFPEDHVIEKNSLIWKWIAEGFIHEELAAGLGLFELGERCFNELINRSMIQPVETKHEGYVDGCCVHDMVLDMIHSLSSEENFVTVLNGDERQKLPGSIARRLALQRVLVHKDGQLANITLKNVRSLIASQCFGSLCLHTPVLRVLDVINCAESETPNVLEDRDKTMPSHLGSLLHLRYLGLVDTYITKLPREVRYLKFLQTLDLRGSRIKELPEEVGLLTQLVCLRADWEIRVKIGLIGKLTSLQELWIEPAAAVYDDDAASVDDDDDAAAVDDTMKSTMKFVNELGLLRELRVLRTYFEDLNESMERALLESLSNLHNIRDLHIEGPPLVTSSARSVSCLHLRYLCLNCFVFSGLPAWIKSSLAPNLSCLDVVVLIVKEQDMETLARLPELRCLVLRSHETELVSIKIHTEDVGYFQKLRILRILGTSIWFDLHGSKCNITDNRSLASIIMPSLEFLEFAVHMRFLKDATQLGFDKLLSFEKLGRSSLQKVTIVLKCGDARLSEVEEVAAALMNSAAVHPKHPTVQTKWQDEQAVLSPYQEAYMHVSRTPELVNEAWKANIVSSGRIRALRMPVTEASSSKVICLFYRKSGKGLLALSSNAVHKLWKWESNDKNPAGMSTTSVPPQVWQPESDILMNDTANGNPEEAAACSLLSENDCYLISASGGKVSLFNMLNFKTMTTFIAPPPSATFLAFHPHDNNIIAIGTDDSSILLYNIRVDEVKWVLKGHQKKITGLVFSLSMNVLVSSGADSQLCVWSMEDWAKKKSRYIQPPSNHSGALVGDIMVQFHYDQKRLLVVHESQLAIYDVELECLCSWFPSDPLPAPVSSAVYSSDGLLIYAGFCDGAIGVFQVESLMLQCRIAPSAYVPSSVSSGGEIVYPMVVAAHPWKPNQFAVGMSDGAVHVLEPLDTPDDIISNSIQQGRFGDSG